From one Streptomyces spiramyceticus genomic stretch:
- a CDS encoding maleylpyruvate isomerase family mycothiol-dependent enzyme, with product MNDHVRDLASVREATDRLLAATGKLDNAAVAQPSLLPGWTRGHVLAHLARNADALVNVLSGLPMYASAEVRDADIERDAPRPLAVQLDDVRDSAARFQETAAAPADWNRTVALRNGVTDSASRIPFRRLVEVELHHVDLGIGYELEDLPEDFTGREIAFLADRFAGNPDVPATLLTATDGQQWRTGRAEGDPVTVAGSAPDLLGWLAGRRDGAGLETAGAPLPVLPPL from the coding sequence ATGAACGATCACGTGCGCGACCTGGCCTCTGTACGCGAAGCAACCGACCGGCTCCTTGCTGCGACGGGCAAACTGGACAACGCCGCTGTGGCGCAACCGTCACTGCTCCCCGGCTGGACCCGCGGTCATGTGCTGGCCCACCTCGCCCGTAACGCGGACGCTCTCGTGAACGTCCTGAGCGGCCTGCCCATGTACGCGAGCGCCGAAGTCCGCGACGCCGACATCGAGCGCGACGCCCCCCGCCCGCTCGCCGTACAGCTGGACGACGTACGCGACAGCGCGGCGCGCTTCCAGGAGACGGCCGCCGCCCCCGCCGACTGGAACCGTACGGTCGCCCTGCGCAACGGCGTCACGGATTCGGCGTCCCGCATCCCCTTCCGCCGCCTGGTCGAGGTCGAGCTGCACCATGTCGACCTGGGCATCGGCTACGAACTGGAAGACCTGCCGGAGGACTTCACGGGGCGCGAGATCGCGTTCCTCGCCGACCGTTTCGCCGGAAACCCCGACGTGCCCGCGACGCTGCTGACCGCCACCGACGGACAGCAGTGGCGCACGGGCCGCGCGGAGGGCGACCCCGTGACGGTCGCCGGCTCCGCTCCCGACCTGCTGGGGTGGCTCGCCGGT